The proteins below come from a single Chryseobacterium bernardetii genomic window:
- a CDS encoding transglutaminase-like domain-containing protein: protein MKKIVLILICSVNVMVVKAQKHEFLNPPKFSDADLSKPKSLLDENAPAEILYKSVHFMVDNSTGNLNKKYFYRIKIYDKDKAEDWLNLEVPLYQYGTNKETLGKFKAFTYNLENGAAVPVKVEKSSQYKSKESKYVNVTKFAFPNVKNGSVLEYQYEIVSPFLYNIPEFLIESDTPSLYTEYVLDTPINISYNINYTGALAPKHRFVEEQTLYGSQYKTYRFGFENIKGFKTEKFVRNDRNYRTKVSAELHSTNFKELKLYSSSWDQIGKRLYESDDFGEELKKTRLAKDNMPENILQMKTDLEKANALFDYVQKTFTWSKDKGIYTDNGIKKMLDTKVGNAAEINLYLVMLLREAGIKADPVVISTVENGLINLVSPNVSNMNFVLASVNINGIYHIYDATSKQSSIDELPLRNWNQYAVLVTKTKAVQIQMENMKVSSTFLTVDAKLNDDGSISGSYSDKDTGAFAMYVKDSYDENPEKYKKQYKDNFSIDFTGIDSKVLDNGEFESTMKFSSSNLIDRVGKKLIINPMLFLSKTSNEFDQVDARKYPIDFGAPTTKVKKVILEIPEGYVIEEMPKSKKIVTEDKEISYSYNIEQKGNKLEVTSTTKVSSADYPKEYYPAFKQIWEVASKQENQVISLVKK, encoded by the coding sequence ATGAAAAAAATAGTATTAATACTGATATGTTCAGTCAATGTAATGGTGGTTAAAGCTCAGAAACATGAGTTTTTGAACCCACCTAAATTTTCTGATGCAGATCTTTCCAAACCAAAGTCATTATTAGATGAAAACGCACCTGCTGAGATTCTGTATAAATCTGTGCATTTTATGGTTGATAATTCTACAGGAAATCTGAATAAAAAATATTTTTATAGGATTAAAATCTATGATAAGGATAAAGCTGAAGACTGGCTGAACTTGGAAGTGCCCCTTTATCAGTATGGAACCAATAAAGAAACGTTAGGAAAATTCAAAGCCTTTACCTACAATCTTGAAAACGGAGCTGCTGTTCCTGTAAAAGTTGAGAAGAGTTCGCAGTATAAAAGTAAGGAAAGTAAATATGTAAACGTAACGAAGTTTGCTTTTCCTAATGTGAAAAATGGCTCTGTACTTGAATATCAGTATGAAATTGTATCTCCATTTTTATACAACATTCCGGAGTTTTTAATTGAGTCAGATACACCTTCTCTTTATACAGAATATGTTTTGGATACCCCTATCAACATCTCATATAATATTAATTATACAGGAGCTTTGGCTCCAAAACATAGATTTGTGGAAGAGCAGACTTTGTATGGTTCTCAATACAAAACATATAGATTTGGATTTGAAAATATAAAAGGTTTCAAAACAGAAAAATTTGTAAGAAATGATAGGAATTATAGAACAAAAGTAAGTGCAGAGCTTCATTCTACCAATTTTAAAGAATTAAAGCTTTATTCGTCTTCTTGGGATCAGATCGGTAAAAGACTTTATGAAAGTGATGATTTTGGCGAAGAATTAAAGAAAACCAGATTGGCCAAAGACAATATGCCGGAAAATATATTGCAGATGAAAACCGATCTTGAAAAAGCGAATGCTTTATTTGATTATGTTCAAAAAACGTTTACTTGGAGTAAAGACAAAGGGATTTATACAGATAATGGAATCAAAAAAATGCTGGATACTAAAGTGGGTAATGCTGCAGAAATTAATCTGTATTTGGTTATGCTTCTGAGGGAAGCAGGGATTAAAGCAGATCCGGTGGTGATTTCAACTGTAGAAAATGGACTGATTAATCTGGTTTCACCTAATGTTTCCAATATGAATTTTGTACTGGCGTCAGTAAATATTAATGGAATTTATCATATTTATGATGCAACTTCCAAGCAATCCTCCATTGATGAATTACCTTTAAGAAACTGGAATCAGTATGCAGTTTTGGTAACCAAGACTAAAGCAGTACAGATCCAGATGGAAAATATGAAGGTAAGCAGTACATTTCTGACGGTTGATGCCAAGCTAAATGATGATGGAAGTATTTCCGGATCTTATTCAGATAAAGATACAGGAGCGTTTGCAATGTATGTAAAAGATAGCTACGATGAAAACCCTGAAAAATATAAGAAGCAATATAAAGATAACTTCTCTATAGATTTTACAGGAATTGACTCCAAGGTACTTGATAATGGTGAGTTTGAAAGTACAATGAAATTTTCATCATCTAATTTAATAGACAGGGTAGGAAAGAAACTGATCATCAATCCGATGTTATTTTTAAGCAAAACTTCTAATGAATTTGACCAGGTTGATGCCCGAAAATATCCTATTGATTTCGGAGCACCTACTACAAAAGTAAAAAAAGTAATCCTGGAAATTCCAGAAGGATATGTGATTGAAGAAATGCCTAAGAGTAAAAAGATTGTTACGGAAGATAAAGAGATTTCATACAGTTACAATATTGAGCAAAAAGGAAATAAACTGGAAGTAACTTCTACTACAAAAGTTTCAAGTGCTGATTATCCCAAAGAATATTATCCGGCATTCAAACAAATTTGGGAAGTAGCATCTAAACAAGAAAATCAGGTTATCAGCTTAGTAAAGAAATAA
- a CDS encoding DUF3857 domain-containing transglutaminase family protein has product MMKILFLGALSTASMYFAQIYPVSSIPENLKKNANVVVRKDLTTVQINKIDEIRYQYNTVTTVLNKDGDEKAVVYIPYDKSRSISDVKVTVYDESGKKVKSYSKSDFSDFANNRQGVFYSDNRVMVFSYTPVQYPYTIDFSYQSQDKNTVFIPDFVPFYSTNTSLEDAQMKIINTSGIDLRSKVYPSKYNYASVVESSNGNEKNYSYKNVPAIDDAVLIPEPVKILPSVSFALAKFNLAGKQGTLNNWADFGTWYYNNLIDPVAVSTPAIKAEIAALQLQGSVEDKVRKIYQYMQTKTRYIYVGLGIGGWLPMMPDEVHKKGYGDCKGLTNYMKTLLDEAGIPSYYCVINSGLSQVSFDPDFPKMGGNHAILMVPTENGNIWLENTSQQTAFNHLGFSTTDRNVLSIRKNGIELINTPVYSADQNKEKQKLKIKIGEDNSITGEGNFFYTGNQYDYNLGFVSLSPKEKNDALKKRFDVLNFEKVEMKNFVNDKDKAVITYDIDFKTNNYCKNAGSSLIFRAVPIFSDNVYKSDESRELPFEIRQSFEDEYEISFIIPKGYKTDETPNDITINSEFGNYKLSFVKNGEEIKVSRKIQVNKGTYPKEKYNDYVGFRKKILNMDNSKILITKI; this is encoded by the coding sequence ATGATGAAAATATTATTTCTTGGGGCCCTGTCTACTGCCTCAATGTATTTTGCCCAAATCTATCCGGTATCTTCAATTCCTGAAAACTTAAAGAAAAATGCTAATGTTGTGGTCAGAAAAGACCTTACAACAGTTCAGATTAATAAAATTGATGAAATAAGATATCAATACAATACGGTAACCACCGTTTTAAATAAAGATGGTGATGAAAAGGCTGTTGTTTATATTCCTTATGATAAATCAAGAAGTATTTCTGATGTAAAGGTTACTGTGTATGATGAATCCGGAAAGAAAGTAAAAAGTTATTCCAAATCTGATTTTAGTGATTTTGCCAATAACAGACAGGGCGTATTTTATTCCGATAACAGGGTAATGGTATTTTCATATACACCTGTTCAATATCCGTATACTATCGATTTTTCTTATCAATCTCAAGATAAAAATACTGTTTTTATTCCTGATTTTGTTCCGTTTTATTCTACCAATACGTCTTTGGAAGATGCGCAGATGAAGATCATTAATACCTCTGGAATTGATCTTCGTTCCAAAGTTTACCCCTCAAAGTATAATTATGCTTCAGTAGTTGAGAGCAGTAATGGGAATGAAAAAAATTATTCTTACAAAAATGTACCGGCAATTGATGATGCGGTACTTATTCCGGAGCCTGTTAAAATATTGCCTAGTGTAAGTTTTGCACTTGCTAAATTCAATCTGGCAGGCAAGCAGGGCACATTAAATAACTGGGCAGATTTTGGAACCTGGTACTATAACAATCTTATTGATCCGGTAGCGGTATCAACTCCTGCAATTAAAGCTGAAATTGCCGCTTTACAACTCCAGGGTTCTGTAGAAGACAAGGTAAGAAAGATTTATCAGTATATGCAGACCAAAACCAGATATATATATGTAGGATTGGGAATTGGAGGTTGGCTTCCTATGATGCCGGATGAGGTTCATAAGAAGGGATATGGAGACTGTAAAGGTCTTACCAATTATATGAAAACCTTACTGGATGAAGCTGGAATTCCTTCTTATTATTGTGTAATTAACTCAGGTCTTTCACAGGTGTCCTTTGATCCGGATTTTCCTAAAATGGGCGGTAATCACGCAATTCTGATGGTTCCTACAGAAAATGGAAATATCTGGCTTGAAAATACCTCACAACAGACAGCATTTAACCATTTAGGATTTAGTACTACCGATAGAAATGTGCTTTCTATAAGGAAAAATGGAATAGAATTGATTAATACTCCGGTATATTCAGCAGATCAGAATAAAGAAAAACAAAAACTGAAAATAAAGATAGGAGAGGATAACAGTATTACAGGAGAAGGTAATTTTTTCTACACTGGAAATCAATATGACTACAATTTAGGCTTTGTAAGCCTTAGTCCAAAAGAAAAGAATGACGCTCTAAAAAAAAGATTTGATGTCTTAAACTTTGAGAAAGTCGAAATGAAAAATTTTGTCAACGATAAAGACAAAGCTGTTATTACTTACGATATAGATTTTAAAACCAACAATTATTGTAAGAATGCGGGGAGCAGCCTTATTTTCAGAGCTGTTCCTATTTTCTCTGATAATGTTTATAAATCAGACGAGAGCCGTGAACTTCCTTTTGAAATCAGACAGTCATTTGAAGATGAATATGAGATCAGTTTTATAATTCCTAAGGGTTATAAAACCGATGAAACACCTAATGATATCACTATTAATTCTGAATTTGGAAATTATAAACTGAGTTTTGTGAAAAATGGGGAAGAGATAAAGGTGAGCAGAAAAATTCAGGTTAATAAAGGAACTTACCCTAAGGAGAAATACAACGATTATGTAGGATTCAGAAAAAAAATACTCAATATGGATAACTCAAAAATTTTAATTACAAAAATATAA
- a CDS encoding ClbS/DfsB family four-helix bundle protein, translated as MKGYKDKTELIEEIKKRFLLYNKEFDDIKENEKDWLKVGVDKTPSQNISYQIGWTQLLLQWEADEKKGKEVKTPTPEYKWNNLKGLYQSFYEQYSSYSLAEQRGLLQKQVDEIIKWIEDLDDKILFEPKQRKWATTPAKWPVWKWIHINTVAPFKNFRIQLRKWKKEKSTE; from the coding sequence ATGAAAGGTTATAAAGACAAAACTGAACTTATTGAAGAAATTAAAAAAAGGTTCCTTCTCTACAACAAGGAATTCGATGATATTAAAGAAAATGAAAAAGATTGGCTAAAAGTAGGGGTTGACAAAACACCATCCCAAAATATATCCTATCAGATTGGCTGGACCCAACTGCTCCTACAGTGGGAAGCTGATGAAAAGAAAGGAAAGGAAGTAAAAACACCTACCCCTGAATATAAATGGAATAATTTAAAAGGATTATATCAGTCTTTCTATGAGCAATATAGCTCCTATAGTCTGGCAGAACAAAGAGGTCTCTTACAAAAGCAAGTCGATGAAATTATAAAATGGATTGAAGACCTTGATGATAAAATCCTGTTTGAACCTAAACAAAGGAAATGGGCAACAACGCCCGCTAAATGGCCCGTATGGAAATGGATACATATCAACACAGTTGCTCCTTTTAAAAATTTTAGAATACAACTCCGGAAATGGAAAAAAGAAAAAAGTACAGAATAA
- the gyrB gene encoding DNA topoisomerase (ATP-hydrolyzing) subunit B, which produces MSQKQYTASSIQALEGMEHVRMRPSMYIGDVGVRGLHHLVYEVVDNSIDEALAGFCDTIFVAIKEGNGIEVSDNGRGIPVDFHEKEQKSALEVVMTKIGAGGKFDKDSYKVSGGLHGVGVSCVNALSNEMITTVYRDGNVYQQIYSKGKAQTGVEEIGHSEKRGTKQFFQPDDTIFTELVYNYDTLANRLRELSYLNKGITITLTDEREKLEDGSFRSEVFHSEGGLKEFVAYIDGNRESIMEHVIFMEGERDNIPVEVAMRYNTSFNENLHSYVNNINTHEGGTHLAGFRRALTRTLKKYADDLGIPQKEKVEITGDDFREGLTAVVSVKVMEPQFEGQTKTKLGNSEVSGAVDKIVGEMLTNFLEENPNEAKQIVQKVVLAAKARQAAKKAREMVQRKSPMGGSGLPGKLSDCSSKDPAESEIFLVEGDSAGGTAKQGRDRHFQAILPLRGKILNVEKSMLHKVYDNEEIRNIYTALGVSVGTEEDSKALNMAKLRYHKIVIMTDADIDGSHISTLILTFFFRYMKELIENGYIYIAQPPLYLLKKGNKKVYAYNEKEREEFTLEMSPDGKGVEVQRYKGLGEMNPEQLWETTLNPEHRILKQVTIDNAVEADSVFSMLMGDEVPPRREFIEKNAKYAKIDA; this is translated from the coding sequence ATGAGTCAAAAACAATATACAGCTAGTAGTATTCAGGCATTGGAAGGAATGGAGCACGTACGTATGCGTCCTTCAATGTACATTGGTGATGTGGGAGTTAGAGGTCTCCATCATTTGGTTTATGAAGTAGTAGATAACTCTATCGACGAAGCGTTGGCAGGATTCTGTGACACGATCTTTGTTGCGATTAAAGAAGGAAATGGAATAGAGGTTAGTGATAACGGTAGAGGTATTCCGGTTGATTTCCACGAAAAAGAACAAAAATCTGCTCTTGAAGTTGTAATGACGAAAATTGGAGCCGGAGGTAAGTTTGATAAAGATTCTTACAAAGTTTCAGGAGGTCTTCACGGAGTTGGGGTATCATGTGTGAACGCCCTTTCTAATGAAATGATCACTACTGTTTACAGAGACGGGAACGTTTACCAACAGATATATTCAAAAGGAAAAGCTCAAACTGGTGTTGAAGAAATCGGGCATAGTGAAAAAAGAGGAACAAAGCAGTTTTTCCAGCCGGATGATACTATTTTTACAGAATTAGTTTACAACTACGATACTTTAGCAAATCGTTTAAGAGAGCTTTCTTATCTTAATAAAGGTATTACCATTACCCTTACAGACGAAAGAGAGAAACTGGAAGATGGTTCTTTCAGATCAGAAGTTTTCCATTCTGAGGGAGGATTAAAAGAGTTTGTTGCTTACATAGATGGAAACCGTGAATCTATTATGGAACATGTAATTTTCATGGAAGGAGAGAGGGATAATATTCCGGTAGAAGTAGCAATGCGTTACAACACTTCTTTCAATGAGAATCTTCACTCATATGTAAATAACATCAACACTCATGAAGGGGGAACTCACTTAGCCGGTTTTAGACGTGCCTTAACAAGAACCCTTAAGAAATATGCTGATGATTTAGGAATTCCTCAAAAAGAAAAAGTAGAGATTACAGGGGATGACTTCCGTGAAGGATTAACAGCCGTAGTTTCTGTAAAAGTAATGGAACCTCAGTTTGAAGGACAGACCAAAACAAAACTTGGAAACTCTGAAGTTTCCGGGGCTGTAGATAAAATTGTAGGGGAAATGTTAACCAATTTCCTTGAAGAAAATCCGAACGAAGCAAAACAAATTGTTCAGAAAGTTGTTTTAGCCGCGAAAGCAAGACAAGCCGCTAAAAAAGCCCGTGAAATGGTTCAGAGAAAATCTCCTATGGGAGGTTCAGGGCTTCCGGGAAAACTATCCGACTGTTCATCCAAAGATCCGGCAGAATCTGAAATCTTCCTTGTGGAGGGAGATTCCGCGGGTGGAACAGCGAAACAGGGACGTGACAGACATTTCCAGGCGATTCTTCCGTTAAGAGGTAAAATTTTGAACGTAGAAAAGTCTATGCTTCATAAAGTATATGATAACGAAGAGATTAGAAATATCTATACAGCCCTTGGAGTTTCCGTAGGAACAGAAGAAGATAGCAAAGCATTGAACATGGCTAAGCTAAGATATCATAAAATCGTTATCATGACCGATGCCGATATTGATGGATCCCACATTTCTACCTTGATCCTTACTTTCTTCTTCAGATATATGAAGGAACTTATAGAGAACGGATATATTTATATTGCTCAGCCTCCTTTATATCTGCTAAAAAAAGGAAACAAAAAAGTATATGCTTACAATGAGAAAGAGCGTGAAGAGTTTACTCTGGAAATGTCTCCGGATGGAAAAGGAGTAGAGGTACAACGTTATAAAGGTCTTGGAGAAATGAACCCGGAGCAGCTTTGGGAAACAACTCTTAATCCGGAACACAGAATTCTGAAACAGGTGACTATTGATAATGCAGTAGAAGCAGACAGTGTTTTCTCAATGCTGATGGGAGATGAAGTTCCACCAAGAAGAGAATTTATTGAGAAAAATGCAAAATATGCAAAAATTGATGCATAA
- a CDS encoding glutamate synthase subunit beta, with product MGKIDGFLLYERELPSKLDVEKRLKDYKEFIQKPSDQQLNCQSARCMDCGVPFCQSGCPLGNLIPEFNEAVYKKQWQKAYQILISTNNFPEFTGRICPAPCESACVLGINDKAVTIEEIEKNIIEIAFEKGFAKPRLPKLKTDKKVAVVGSGPAGLAAAYQLNQMGYTITVFERDPEIGGLLRFGIPDFKLDKNIVERRVQWMKEEGVEFCTGINVGVNYAVEELNRNFDAIVLATGSTVPKDLVIPNRDAKGIYFAMDFLKQSNKKVSGIPFEEEEINTKGKKVVVIGGGDTGSDCIGTSNRQGAEIVYQIYYKPMQPTERDETMPWPTYPALLQITSSHEEGCDRMWSVNSKEFVKDENGNLKGIRLVEAEWTKDSDEGKWNLYTEKPASEFVLECDIIFIALGYTHVEHKGLVEALDIHLDPKGNLIGNNKEYKTNQDKIFTCGDARKGQSLVVWAIAEGRQCAEKIDEFFKNKS from the coding sequence ATGGGGAAGATAGATGGATTTTTATTATATGAGAGGGAACTTCCTTCTAAACTGGATGTTGAAAAGAGACTTAAGGATTATAAAGAATTTATTCAGAAGCCTTCTGATCAGCAGTTGAATTGTCAATCGGCAAGATGTATGGATTGCGGAGTTCCGTTTTGCCAGAGTGGTTGCCCGCTGGGAAATCTCATTCCTGAGTTTAATGAAGCCGTATATAAAAAACAATGGCAAAAAGCATATCAGATTTTAATATCTACCAATAATTTTCCTGAGTTTACCGGAAGAATTTGTCCTGCTCCCTGCGAAAGTGCATGTGTTTTGGGAATTAACGATAAGGCCGTTACCATTGAGGAAATAGAAAAGAATATTATAGAAATAGCTTTCGAGAAAGGTTTTGCCAAGCCAAGACTTCCCAAGCTGAAAACAGATAAAAAGGTTGCGGTAGTAGGTTCCGGACCTGCCGGGTTGGCGGCAGCATATCAATTGAATCAGATGGGATATACTATTACAGTTTTTGAAAGAGATCCTGAAATAGGAGGATTATTAAGGTTTGGAATACCGGATTTTAAATTGGATAAAAATATTGTAGAACGCAGAGTTCAATGGATGAAGGAAGAAGGAGTTGAATTTTGTACTGGAATTAACGTAGGTGTAAATTATGCTGTAGAAGAATTGAACCGCAATTTTGATGCAATTGTATTAGCAACAGGAAGTACTGTTCCCAAAGATCTGGTCATTCCCAACCGGGATGCAAAAGGTATTTATTTCGCTATGGATTTTCTTAAACAAAGTAATAAAAAAGTAAGCGGGATTCCTTTTGAAGAAGAAGAAATTAATACGAAAGGAAAAAAAGTAGTGGTCATAGGAGGTGGAGATACAGGGTCCGATTGTATAGGAACTTCTAACCGCCAGGGAGCAGAAATTGTATATCAGATTTATTATAAACCTATGCAACCAACAGAACGGGATGAAACGATGCCATGGCCCACTTATCCTGCTCTACTGCAGATTACTTCCTCCCATGAGGAGGGGTGTGATCGTATGTGGTCTGTGAATTCAAAAGAATTTGTGAAAGATGAAAATGGAAACCTAAAGGGAATTCGCCTGGTGGAAGCAGAATGGACTAAAGATTCTGATGAAGGAAAATGGAACTTATATACTGAAAAACCAGCATCTGAATTTGTACTCGAATGTGATATTATTTTTATTGCCTTAGGATATACGCATGTTGAGCATAAAGGGCTGGTGGAAGCATTAGATATTCACCTGGATCCAAAAGGAAACTTAATCGGAAATAATAAAGAATATAAAACCAATCAGGATAAAATTTTCACCTGTGGTGATGCCCGAAAAGGACAAAGCCTTGTAGTATGGGCTATTGCGGAAGGCAGACAATGCGCAGAGAAAATTGATGAATTTTTTAAAAATAAATCATGA
- a CDS encoding cytochrome ubiquinol oxidase subunit I — protein MDDFIAARAQMALSLGFHIIFSCVGMVMPFLMAFAHWKYLKTNNEVYKGLTKAWSKGVAILFATGAVSGTMLSFELGLLWPGFMKHAGPIFGMPFSLEGTAFFIEAIAIGFFLYGWDKFNKWFHWFCGFLVGVSGLASGILVVAANSWMNSPTGFDYINGQYLNIDPIKAMFNDAWFPQALHMTVAAFCATGFAVAGVHAFLIMRRKNVEFHTKAFRIAVGFALIGAFGAPLSGDVAAKSVAERQPIKLAAMEAHFETEKGASFVIGGIPDEKNEEIKYAIKIPKVLSFLVSNDFNAEVKGLKDFPKDEWPPIAVTHYAFQIMIFFGVIMICIGAVYLYAFFFKKEWLIKNWLLKTFLIATPFGYIALEAGWTVTEVGRQPWIIYGVMKTIDAVTPMPGIQYSFYFFTAIFISLSLILVFLLRRQVQMVPKLYDPTDPQFNDKNKKS, from the coding sequence ATGGATGATTTTATAGCTGCCCGTGCCCAGATGGCGCTCTCTTTGGGCTTCCATATCATATTCTCCTGTGTGGGAATGGTAATGCCTTTCTTAATGGCTTTTGCCCATTGGAAGTATCTAAAAACCAATAATGAAGTGTATAAAGGTCTTACCAAAGCATGGAGTAAAGGGGTTGCGATCCTATTTGCTACCGGTGCTGTTTCAGGAACGATGCTTTCCTTTGAGCTGGGACTTTTATGGCCCGGATTTATGAAACATGCAGGTCCTATCTTTGGAATGCCATTCTCACTGGAAGGCACTGCCTTTTTTATTGAAGCCATCGCTATCGGCTTCTTTTTGTATGGATGGGATAAGTTCAATAAGTGGTTTCACTGGTTCTGCGGTTTTCTTGTAGGTGTAAGCGGACTGGCATCAGGGATCCTGGTGGTAGCTGCCAACTCCTGGATGAATTCTCCTACCGGTTTTGATTATATTAACGGACAATATCTTAATATAGACCCTATTAAAGCGATGTTCAATGATGCCTGGTTTCCACAGGCGCTTCACATGACGGTTGCAGCGTTTTGCGCAACAGGATTTGCGGTAGCCGGAGTGCATGCTTTTTTAATTATGCGGAGAAAGAATGTGGAGTTTCATACCAAAGCGTTCAGGATTGCGGTAGGTTTTGCCTTAATTGGAGCATTTGGAGCACCTTTAAGCGGGGATGTAGCAGCAAAATCTGTTGCAGAAAGACAGCCTATTAAATTAGCAGCTATGGAAGCCCACTTTGAAACAGAAAAAGGAGCCTCATTTGTAATTGGTGGAATCCCAGATGAGAAAAATGAAGAAATAAAATATGCCATTAAAATACCAAAGGTGTTAAGTTTTCTTGTAAGCAACGACTTTAATGCTGAAGTAAAAGGACTTAAAGACTTTCCAAAAGATGAATGGCCTCCGATAGCGGTTACCCACTATGCCTTTCAGATCATGATATTCTTTGGAGTGATAATGATCTGCATTGGAGCGGTATACCTTTATGCATTCTTCTTTAAAAAGGAATGGCTGATTAAAAACTGGTTATTAAAAACATTCCTTATCGCCACTCCTTTCGGATATATTGCTTTGGAAGCAGGATGGACTGTTACTGAAGTAGGAAGACAGCCATGGATTATTTATGGAGTGATGAAAACAATAGATGCGGTAACCCCAATGCCGGGAATACAATATTCTTTCTACTTCTTCACTGCCATCTTTATATCATTATCATTAATCCTTGTATTCCTTTTAAGAAGACAGGTACAAATGGTTCCGAAACTTTATGACCCAACAGACCCACAGTTTAACGATAAAAATAAAAAATCATGA
- a CDS encoding DUF5684 domain-containing protein, which translates to MLTLLQTDPYNGVDAVSGAAAAGLGIGSMFMSLLLYLFYGYCMFKIFKKAGREDAWAAFIPIYNAVVMLDIVKKPIWWIILFLIPFVNLYAAWVVNDRLAKGFAKETPLYTILLFFLGFIFIPVLGLGSDTYDSKRIPND; encoded by the coding sequence ATGTTAACTCTTTTACAAACAGACCCCTACAATGGGGTAGACGCGGTTTCCGGTGCAGCCGCTGCAGGACTTGGGATTGGCTCAATGTTTATGAGCTTATTGTTGTATCTGTTCTATGGATACTGTATGTTCAAAATCTTTAAAAAGGCAGGCAGAGAAGATGCATGGGCAGCTTTCATTCCTATCTATAATGCTGTTGTCATGCTGGATATTGTGAAAAAACCAATTTGGTGGATCATTTTATTCTTAATACCATTCGTAAACCTTTATGCAGCGTGGGTAGTTAATGACCGGTTAGCTAAAGGCTTTGCAAAAGAAACCCCTCTTTATACAATCTTACTGTTTTTCCTAGGGTTTATTTTTATTCCTGTGTTAGGGCTTGGAAGTGATACTTATGACAGTAAAAGAATTCCCAATGACTAA
- a CDS encoding cytochrome d ubiquinol oxidase subunit II: MIYIVIGFLWLSICLYIILGGADFGAGIVEMFTNKKARHKTHEIMYESIAPVWEANHMWLIIAIVILFVGFPEIYTTMSTYLHIPLVLMLLGIIARGTAFTFRHYDAVKDNWQVLYTQIFYYASLLTPFFLGLIAAATVSHSINPDATGFLDLYVYSWLNWFGVSVGLFTVALCAYLASIFSLRETRGKEELLLMIRKSKQTMIFVVITGILVFATAYLSDIPLLMWVFSKPLGIMAIAFATVALLLILRALNTQKLLPVRALAGFQMVMILVAATYQHNPDIILLGNGQHLSLLEHMAPPKTIAALGWALMLGSLFILPFLFYLMASFSKLRK, encoded by the coding sequence ATGATCTACATTGTTATAGGTTTTCTCTGGCTTTCCATCTGTCTTTATATTATTCTGGGGGGAGCTGACTTTGGAGCAGGTATTGTAGAAATGTTCACCAATAAAAAAGCCCGCCATAAAACCCATGAGATTATGTATGAATCTATTGCTCCTGTTTGGGAAGCCAATCACATGTGGCTGATTATTGCCATCGTTATCCTTTTTGTTGGCTTTCCGGAGATTTATACCACTATGTCTACTTATCTTCATATTCCTTTAGTCTTAATGCTTTTAGGAATTATTGCAAGAGGAACAGCTTTTACGTTCAGGCATTATGATGCTGTGAAAGACAATTGGCAGGTTTTATATACGCAGATATTTTATTATGCGAGCCTTTTGACTCCCTTCTTTTTGGGGTTAATTGCAGCTGCAACGGTTTCCCACTCTATTAATCCTGATGCAACAGGTTTTCTTGATCTGTATGTTTACAGCTGGCTTAACTGGTTTGGAGTGTCTGTAGGACTTTTTACTGTAGCGTTGTGTGCTTATCTTGCGTCTATTTTTTCATTAAGAGAAACCCGTGGGAAAGAAGAATTGCTATTAATGATAAGAAAATCAAAACAAACAATGATATTTGTTGTGATTACAGGAATTCTGGTATTTGCCACTGCTTACCTTTCAGATATTCCTCTTTTGATGTGGGTATTTTCAAAGCCTTTGGGAATTATGGCTATTGCTTTTGCTACGGTTGCTTTACTGCTTATTTTAAGAGCACTGAATACCCAAAAATTACTTCCAGTGAGAGCTCTTGCAGGCTTTCAGATGGTGATGATTCTTGTGGCCGCTACTTATCAGCATAACCCGGATATTATACTGTTAGGTAACGGACAGCATCTTTCATTGTTAGAGCATATGGCACCGCCTAAAACTATTGCTGCATTAGGCTGGGCATTGATGCTGGGATCTTTATTTATTCTGCCTTTTTTATTTTATTTGATGGCTTCTTTCAGTAAGCTTAGAAAATAA